The stretch of DNA CTTTACGGATACAAGCGCCGCGCGGCGGAGCAGCGGTCCGTCGGCTTCGACGCCCTGGTGGACGCCCTCCAGCTCGAAGGACTGCTCGCGCGCGGGGTGAGCGGGCTCTCCGGCGGAGAGAGGCAGCGGGTGGCTTTGGGGCGGGCGGTCCTCGCGAGTCCCCGGCTGCTGCTGATGGACGAGCCGCTTTCCGCGATGGACGAGGGGCTCAAGCTCCAGATCATCCCCTTCCTGCTGGGGGTGAGCGAGCGGTTCCGCATACCGTTCCTGTTCATCTCCCATTCGCTGATGGAAATGCGGCTGATGACCGACGAGGCGATCGTCCTCGCCGGGGGACGCATCGCGGAGCGGACGACGCCGGACGCGCTGGCCCGCTCCCGGATGGGGCAATACCCGTCGGGTTACGCGAACCTGCTCGCCCTGAAGTCTCCCCGGCGGAGGAACGGCCTCATCGCCTTTCGATGGGGAACCGAGGAACTGCTGCTCTCCGGAGGGGCTGGCGCGTCGGAAGGGCTCTTCGAGCTGTCGTCCAGAGACATCCTCATCTGCAAGCAGCACCCCGAGGCGATCAGCGCCCGCAACCTGCTCAAGTGCGCGGTCTCGGACATCTTCACGGTCGGCGAGCGCATCGCGGCGGAGCTGTCGTGCGGCGGCAACACCCTTGTCACCGAGATGACGGGAGATGCCGCCGCGGAGCTCGGGATCGTGAAGGGCTGCGAGCTGTACGCCGCGATCAAGGCGTCCGCGTTCCGGCGTCTCGGCTGAAAAACGCTGCGTCGAGGCTCCATATCCCCGGTCCGTTCGCGAAAAAGAACAGGAAGATGAAGCAGTACAGGGCGGCGAGCTCACCGCCGTTGGCCAGGGGAAAGGGCCCCCGGGGAAAATGGGCGAACCAGTATGCCGCCGCCATTTGCCCGGAGCAGATAAAGGCGGTCCAGCGGGTGCAGAGGCCGGCGGCGATCAGCAGTCCACCCACGAATTCGATGGGCCCCGCGACGTACAGGATGAACGGGGGAGCCGCCGGAACGGGCAGGGGAAACCCGAACAGCTTCTGGGCGCCGTGGCACATGTAGAGCAGCCCGGCGACGATCCGCATCGCGGCGTAGGTCTGCGCG from Thermodesulfobacteriota bacterium encodes:
- the modC gene encoding molybdenum ABC transporter ATP-binding protein, whose protein sequence is MELRMKVEKRLGNFSLEADFIVEGERVGVFGESGSGKSTLVAILAGLRAPDRGEIALDGVRLFDGSARIDVPPERRRIGIVFQQPCLFPHMSVRSNLLYGYKRRAAEQRSVGFDALVDALQLEGLLARGVSGLSGGERQRVALGRAVLASPRLLLMDEPLSAMDEGLKLQIIPFLLGVSERFRIPFLFISHSLMEMRLMTDEAIVLAGGRIAERTTPDALARSRMGQYPSGYANLLALKSPRRRNGLIAFRWGTEELLLSGGAGASEGLFELSSRDILICKQHPEAISARNLLKCAVSDIFTVGERIAAELSCGGNTLVTEMTGDAAAELGIVKGCELYAAIKASAFRRLG
- a CDS encoding DoxX family protein yields the protein MDFFMSRFAAQTYAAMRIVAGLLYMCHGAQKLFGFPLPVPAAPPFILYVAGPIEFVGGLLIAAGLCTRWTAFICSGQMAAAYWFAHFPRGPFPLANGGELAALYCFIFLFFFANGPGIWSLDAAFFSRDAGTRTP